The Megalopta genalis isolate 19385.01 chromosome 8, iyMegGena1_principal, whole genome shotgun sequence sequence AAAATAACGAAATGTAAAAGATCTCGCATACTATGATAAACATATTTCATGTTTCATGTTTAATTATCAACAAATACCATATTGTGAATATATCTTTTTAAATAGCACATTTATAAGTTAGACAATTTCATTTTCCATATAAAATTATCTTCAATTTCTTTGAGAGgcaattttaaatatataatatgtaaaatatttttaaaaagattcAATTGAATTTTTAGATTCGTACCACACGAATGATTTAAAATCtttaaaaatctaaaaatttgttttatatttcttgatTTCGACCTTTATATGATGAATATTTGTCAATTGTGTTCGTGCATTTGGTGGAAGAATTTTGTGAAGTCTATTGTAATATTGCACTAATTGTGTCATAGCATGTTGTACCAGCGCTGTACCTAACACAAGACTAGGAAATGATTTTAATACTTCACGATTAATTTCTTCCAATGCCCGCTTCCAATTATTTGTAAAGGATTGCACAAGAGCTAATGCTTTCCCTTCTTGTCTTTTCAAATCATCACCCTGACCTTTTTCTATCAACATTTCTGATTCCTTGACTAATTGTATTATGCCACCAAAATATGGAGTTAAAACTTCTTCAACATATTCTGCAGAACGTGCATTTAATTGTTCTCGAAAACTCTCTGCTTCTTTAGTGGTATGGTCACCAGTTCGTccctaaaaaaatataaatgaatcaTTCTGTAATTATAGTTCATATAAAACAAAATGTAACACTTCATGAATGAATTATAAATATCTTACCATTAGTACACCAAGAACTAAATCGTAATTATTAATGAGAAAAACTAATTGTTCAATTCTATTAGGAAAAATAGTTGCCATCCTTAGTAGAAAACATTGAACAGCTTCCCTTAACTCTGCTAGTAATTGTATTGCACCATCACAAGGAAAGCCTACAACTATACTGATCATTGCAGCACTAAATTCGGCATATCTTCGTGTAATCTGTAAAAGAATGTAATAATTTTGTCCAACTCTTATATCTTTTTTTAAACATGGTGTCGTATACATACATAATGAGGACCAGTTTCTTTATTGAGTTTCAGTGGGTCACAATCTTTTATGCTTTGAATATTCATTTGAAAAACACACTCAAATCTAAAATATACATATCAagtgaaaaattaaattacatatttcttatttaatttattatacaaatatgttTACCTAGGCCAAATCACTGAAGTCATATTATCCCAATAATTATCTAAAGCTGGCACTGCTCTTTTATGACAAGTTAGTTGATATCGCATTACTAAATGTAAGCAGAGAAATAGAGCAATGGTATCATAGCAATCATCCACAAAAGACTGCAAGTTCTTCACCATCAAATTCAGCGTCTTCCCCATCACCTACATTTTATGTATACATTTGTggtacttatttttattatcattctaagaattaaatatacagcatttataatattttacctGATTAAATATATCCATTGCTTGTGCATCACGAACTTTGAAAAATTGTGTTAAAAATAGATACTCTCTACAGGCATTATCTACAAGAGCATATTGCTCACTTCTAAATAAGGCTTCATAGTGATACTGTGAATATAAAATacattaattaaacttttattaTCTACTTGTTTATTTAACAGTTACT is a genomic window containing:
- the Vps52 gene encoding vacuolar protein sorting 52; the protein is MSGETDVFDGNEAQLPQDLGDDVVQEVLKTGTDLRQYSRQIEKELKEVENKSIQDYIKESENIASLHNQIAACDNILEKMELMLKSFQSDLGSISSEILSLQRKSVAMSQQLSNRQTIRGPLSQFIEDMTVSEALIAGIMDSPVTEKEFLTQLQTLNHKIHFVKEQTFKEAKSCLDVKDILEKLKVKAMAKIRTYLLEQIYKFRKPMTNYQVPQNNMLKYKFFFEFILANERNVAEEICGEYVTTMSKIYYSYFKSYSSRLMKLQFEERASKDDLMGVEDTIGRGIFHKTPLKHRGTVFSIGNRGDVLTSQLEAPIIVPHTASKTRYHYEALFRSEQYALVDNACREYLFLTQFFKVRDAQAMDIFNQVMGKTLNLMVKNLQSFVDDCYDTIALFLCLHLVMRYQLTCHKRAVPALDNYWDNMTSVIWPRFECVFQMNIQSIKDCDPLKLNKETGPHYITRRYAEFSAAMISIVVGFPCDGAIQLLAELREAVQCFLLRMATIFPNRIEQLVFLINNYDLVLGVLMGRTGDHTTKEAESFREQLNARSAEYVEEVLTPYFGGIIQLVKESEMLIEKGQGDDLKRQEGKALALVQSFTNNWKRALEEINREVLKSFPSLVLGTALVQHAMTQLVQYYNRLHKILPPNARTQLTNIHHIKVEIKKYKTNF